In Leptidea sinapis chromosome 21, ilLepSina1.1, whole genome shotgun sequence, the following proteins share a genomic window:
- the LOC126970674 gene encoding 2-oxo-4-hydroxy-4-carboxy-5-ureidoimidazoline decarboxylase-like gives MSRVSISEVNGMPEEQFQWVFKNVIELCQDAAEQVKKCRPFRDIAELCTAFHKYLDNLCLEEKLVILKLHPDLAGRLASQGELTKESTEEQQSAGLDKLTLIQKTMIDICNERYKEKFGFPFIICARENKVQSIINGLQTRYNNTKEQEIEIGINEVKKICKLRILDIIKEN, from the exons ATGTCTCGTGTGAGTATATCTGAAGTAAATGGTATGCCTGAAGAGCAGTTCCAGTGGGTGTTTAAGAATGTGATAGAGCTGTGTCAAGACGCGGCGGAACAAGTAAAGAAATGCCGCCCGTTCCGTGACATCGCTGAACTTTGTACTGCGTTCCACAAATATTTAGACAATCTTTGTCTCGAAG AAAAATTGGTAATATTAAAACTACATCCTGACCTTGCGGGTCGCCTGGCCTCCCAGGGAGAATTGACCAAAGAGTCGACAGAGGAGCAACAGAGTGCCGGTCTCGATAAGTTGACGTTGATACAAAAAACAATGATCGATATATGCAACGAGCG ATACAAAGAAAAATTTGGATTTCCGTTTATCATTTGTGCCCGGGAAAACAAAGTTCAATCTATAATCAATGGATTACAAACTCGATATAACAATACAAAAGAACAGGAAATAGAAATTGGGATCAATGAGGTTAAGAAGATTTGTAAATTAAGAATATTGGAtatcataaaagaaaattaa
- the LOC126970681 gene encoding proteasome maturation protein, with product MSFGLPSVKVKPEHETEIAGHEGSFGVPNPMVSGLSSTRNKLALAHPLEASEKKYHLNEEKMNMAMLRNIQGLHAPMKLSLERKFASKIGRLPFLPSSNLQHDVLTGRYLDIGFEDILNTPELREVAPQPHAFVERSLGIL from the exons ATG AGTTTCGGACTTCCTTCAGTGAAAGTAAAACCAGAACATGAAACTGAAATCGCTGGACATGAAGGATCGTTTGGAGTACCAAATCCAATGGTTTCTGGTCTTAGTTCAACAAGAAACAAACTGGCTTTGGCACACCCATTAGAAGCATCAGAAAAAAAG TACCATTTAAATGAAGAGAAAATGAACATGGCAATGCTTAGAAATATTCAAGGTCTTCATGCACCCATGAAGCTTAGCCTGGAAAGAAAATTTGCAAGCaag ATTGGCCGCTTACCCTTCCTACCAAGCTCTAACTTACAACATGATGTTCTTACTGGAAGATATTTGGACATTGGTTTTGAAGACATCCTCAACACACCTGAACTCCGTGAAGTAGCTCCTCAGCCCCACGCTTTTGTTGAAAGATCATTAGGAATACTTTAA